The Aricia agestis chromosome 3, ilAriAges1.1, whole genome shotgun sequence genome includes the window gtaaatttcgaGCTGTAAGAGCTGTGAGCTGCATTTGAGTTGCTATTCTGTCCAAagagatttagaatataattatttttaggttcaTCGTACCTGAATCTTAATAAATATCTAccgattaaaacaatatttgttgttattttctcattttttagattttatttgaaagtgtCTATTTCTTACTATTGGCAGATTATGGTTGTATAGGACATCGTTAATTCTACCCCTTTTGTGACAATTATATACATGTGCAACTTATTAATCAGTGTTTTTCTATGATGTTTAAGATTTtacacacctgatgatgattttttcgaaaccggtcgtgtatttaacaattttgtaataaatatattaaaataaagtggaataagtgcaaggaaagtgtataattatttaatatttaagattttaatgctttctaattaccgttacacaaaattttacatttgtctaattaccgtacccataaaaattttaagtcttattatctaaaaaactataattaactgtaccacgccaaatttattatcgtattcgtatctttcattactttcatattttaatgagtttaagtcaaattagcgaagaaaaaaaatggtaacggtaattaggcaaataatgccAAACCTGAGAATGGTcgttaaatgaacgtggcgaaaaaaggaactaacgctgccatcatacaaaaacgccattttgacagttctccctcgtaccagcagcgcccccgcccacgttcatttaaagccttgtcgcactttaatTCGTTCGTAAAATAGGCGGATAAATTGACAAACAAAACGTGCGATACAATGATCGATGTTAGGCGCCGCCATCCATCACCATACTGCCTCGTCTCCCCCACCTGCCTCGTTTTCCCCCGCCTGCCTCGTCTCCCCCCGCCGCACcgatcatatattttattttatccattGATAAATCATTTTAAACTCACACGGATCTGGCATTATTTGATTGATTACGACACTAGGTAATAGGTAAATGATTGTGCCTAGGATTGTCCGCCATTTGTAAGTGAAAGTCTAGTCCAGggtattatacttattattatcttcTATAAAAAGAAGCCTTTAATATCCTTCCTCGTGATCTAGGAACATAAGAGTACCTCTGTCTGAATCTGTgccaaattatataaaaatcgaTTCAATGGTTtgtgagattagcgtgttcaaataaacaaacttcAGTGTTGCTGATTAGTTTACTACCTACCCAATAATAAGTACCCATTTAGTAGGAGTAAATATTCTTATAACCAAGCTAGTAGGTGTGGATAAGTACGCGGCATCCTAGATAATGGGTACCTACTTTAGGGTTTCTCGTGCTGATCCTCCATTATAGGTAACATCCTCAAGGCCCATCATACAAAACACAACTTATACCGAAAATAAATGTTCATAATATAAAGGCCCAGAAATCTGTATTCCGTATTCGTCAGTATTGTTTTTGCGGACAAAGGAAGTCACTTTGATGTTCCACATTAGGACATAACCTCACTTGTAAGTACTCGATGACGAATCGTCCGGAATCTCGACCTTATGTCTATTAGCATAAGGCTTACCGCAGCTGTGTTTGTACATAAATCACAATATTAGGGGCCTTTTGTCAACGTTTATCCCGGCCTGAGTGATGGCCTCTCATTAGGCCAGAGGCCGTCCAGGCCAGCCTTCTTGAGATGGCCAAGTGATAAATTATTCGAATTAATGCATAGTATGATGGCCTTCTATCAATAGAAAACATATTTTCCTTAATATTCAGTacagaaaaatgttttattacaagTATTTAATCTGATTCAGTGTCAAGCTGACCATCGACGATGACACCGAAACGTATGAAATATCAGCGCAGACCGCGCGTTACGCTTCAAAGACGCTTTCTAGAAATTCATATATCTCGGGCCGTCAGCGCCGACGGTGACCGAGCGGTCAGCATGTCACTATAATCAGCATTATAGTCAATAGATTGCACCACTAATACTCAAGGGCGTATTAGTGGTGCAATAGTGGcgttccggtaaactcactcacttggcgaaacacagcgcaagccctatttcacgtcggttttctgtaagcccgtggtatttctctggtcgagccggcccattcgtgccgaagcacggctctcccactcGTGTTGTGTTTCGTGGAGCGTAAGGTGCTAAGGGAAAGGCGCAATTGAACAGAAGGTCTACGTTTACAAAATGAAAAAGTAAAAGTATCAGAGCTTTTACATTCAGCCACTGCCGCTGCTACTCGCGCTGCCGGCAATATTGCTCTGAATACGTCGGCGGCAGTAAGCCAGTGAGCGTTTACACAGCCCTCTACATACCTGCCGCGTCAGGCAGCGGCAGCAGCATGACAAGTGGCAGCACGAGTGACTATTTATCGCACTGCCCACTTCCCTTCCCGACAGGGCTGAATGTAAACGGCCCTTAAGACTAagaggctgtttcaccacttcctgataagtgtcagatagtctatccacaacttatctgatagataCTCTATagtccatactttatctgtaaGATAGcgtatccggcaccttatcaggaagtggtgaaccaggccctaaatattattattatcatgtagattcaaagtaaataaaacaacaaAGTACAGACAACATTTactaaaagataatattatgcttgcAAGTTGTATTTACAAGAGCAAATATAAATAACCATAACATTGTTTCAATGGGTTGCTGCCATAACGGCAGCAGTTTGGTCGTTTGTCCACGGCCGCCGTCGCCGGACCGTCACCAAAACGAGATTTTAAGGTAAGCGTCCACTTATCGGCATCGCACGCAGCGGATTTTAGTATGCCTTGTAAACGAACTCACACAACAACGTCCAAAATGGATTTTAGTATGAGGCGTACTCCGTTGCGTGCGTCCGATACCGATAAGTAGTCGCTTACCTTTAGGCCGATAAATTGCCACTGTATCACATAGGCTAGTGGTACTTAACCTTTTTTACCACGTCTTAAACACGTTTTAGTTTTGATGTCGCGGCTTACAACCCAACCCAACTTATTTAGTGgtaaaaaacgttgttcaagaTTAGCGACtgctttacaattatttataataataatatctatggacacttcacaccacgtcagtctggccccgtggtaagtccCTGAAGGGCCACTGTTAAAGCCCCGGCAGGCCGTTGGTTGAGTGTAGCTGACAATATAGACAGTCATAGGCTGTAGGTAACATTTTCtacgacccatgccgccgctgctgtTTAGTGGCATGGAGCAGTGCtccgcaaactttttgtgttcaaggtacaggtataaaaattaaattttttggaGGTACACCACATTATTAATCAGTGTACAGGGGTGCTCTAAGTTCCCATCCTTTTGTCGCTCGTCCTGAGAAGTTCCCTTTTTTGGTTCTTATAAACTATAGGAATATGTAGGTAGGTACGATGacattttttgaggtacaacaACTACTTGAACTACTGGCCACGGTACATCAGTGTGCCGCGGCTCACCTTTTGCGGTACACTGactagagcaaaatgaaacacTATGTCACATAGTGGCATTATATCGGCCCAAAAAATCTCGTCCTCGGTTCGGCGATCGCGGCAGTGGACAAGCGACCTTTGTTTACAACCATGTTATAAACATTAACGTCTATTAACGCCGTGTCAACGCGTATAATGTTATCAGATTCAAATGCTATTAGGATGCGACTTAATGGAGTCAAGGAATATTTAAGGGTCGGTTCACAAGTGACGTGTAGAGAGTGTAATATATTTAAACTAGCTGACGCGGCAAGTTGTTATGCCTCATTatcaattatttctagtatcaatatacctaaaaagtagataaaacctATTCTGAAGCCTAaagaatttcattaaaatcagttgaGCCGTTTTTAAGGtattcgcgcacaaacactgtgacacgagaattttataagtattttagaTGAGTCATTCTGATGAAACTGATCTTTATTAAGTACAATATACACATTAAATTGGCTAGTCAGTCGCGGTATTATTCAAAAatttgaagaaatttaaaaatgcatttcctcatcacgttgcaatgtgaactgacccttaacaTTCATTTCGTACTACACAAAGTATGGTGTTGCGAGTATTCATGGGCTATTgctattgaattttttttatgatataaaggTACAATTTCTAGAAGCTagagttcataatattaaattacaaatttttttttggttctaTGATTCTATCACATTATTTGTATCACgataaatttacaaaaaaaaattgaaattttccTAGTAGGTATTAAAATTTCACATAATAAGGGGTTGAATGaaaaacttaatataaataaacatttcaaACATTGAAAGAGGGCAGTATCAGAAATCACCTtacagcaataaaaatattttcatatttgtaAACCAAATCAATAAGAATCAAAtactttttgataaaaaaatattaaatattttaaattgtgatAAATACATACTTTTATTACACTAAGCTGATAGGGTGTTATAATAGTGCTACAAAATCGCGGAGGTTCGAAATATTCGCTAAATAGTGCAGGTGTAGTCGTAGCATGATGACTCCGCGTTTCGGGCGGCCTCCTCGCTCGACACACGGATGTTAGAAGACGAGGGTTTGGACTCCCAAAGTCCAGGTGTTTCGATAatctaaaacaatttttttgttatacaaGAAAACTTTGAAATCGTTTTCAAAATTAGCATTTTAATAGTCTTAATCGGAGAGTTAAGTCGGTCAGagaaaaattgtaataataaacgAAACTCGGCAGTCGGGACTCAACTGTGCTATAAAATGATTATTACTTGACATAAATGCCTTCTTGATAGCAAACTTATAATAAAGAACATCCTAAGATGCTGAGAGTGTATCAGACAGGATTAATGTaacaaaaacatatttaaaaatataagtattcctacaattataatattttttctaattgcACTTAGgaccgggacacataaacacgatacgacgtcgtgtgaCGTGTCGTAAtttacgacgagcatcgtaaaaaactgtGTTGCGACATCATAACGTGCctcgatacacggcacgacgccgtCGATACAATGCAGGGTGAATTGTCGCAGTTaatttctttgaattttgaataacacgcatcgtgagtttctacgacgcgacgtcgtgccgtgtaccgTGGCACgttacacggcacgacgtcacgtcgtagttttttacgatgctcgtcgtaaaTTCCCAcaacgcgacgtcgcatcgtgaaacgaggccgcatcgtggtacgacaagacgtcgtatcgtgtttttgtgtcccggcccttagtaCTTACCTTTTGAACTAGTTCCTCGAACGCCAAGTTGATACCCTCTTGTGTCTTGGCACTGCTCTCTATGAACAGCATTCTGTGTTTTTGTGCGAACGCCTGACCCGCCTCTCTGCTGACAGCTCGCTCCTGTACGACAAatgtaatacttaataatatcagGGTAGACAGAATTACTAAGGAGTAACTCGACTTCatacaaacgggcgaatatacgcgagttgggcgtgAGTGTCAATTTCAACATGTTTCTCAATGCTTAGTAACATTGGTACGGCGCGCACCGGCCGATACGACACactacgtcaaacttataaattaagagatctcttctgagtcggcctactcgttagttctgtttactctgctaatattatactataggccaggggtcaccaattagtttcgctcaagggtccgttttaagaattaaaatgtCCTTCGCGGttcacacattaaaaaaatatttattaaacaaaatatgtaattatgaAAACTACAAAGGTGTTTATTTGTATCAATGACAAAAATGACGATTTTTATTGCTACAagttcatcagtatgtcgagactgaaattaatttttaaagaacatggttggtccgcacacaatgggacagcggtccggatgcggaccacggtccgccatttggtgacccctgctatagGCTATAGCGAAGGTATGTTAGTCTTCTACCGCTTCACACATAAATCTGTCAATTGAAGACGTTAGTGGATGTACCCgattactaacattttataacctaAGGAgatttactcatttttttcccttataatttgaacaaacttgTAACTTGCCTACTTCATTATCAGGCTAATTTATCTGACTATACAtaaaacctacatttttttttaatttaaaatcattttcactcccctaaagcctccatttatgcaaaaagggcaattttttaactgttacttacctgatTATGAATCCACTAACGTCATAcactaactaaaaaaaatttagatatatgtatttaaagtgcagtttgaattataaattaggttaattttaataaccgaacattcaaacagcactttaaatatatctaatttttttttatgttatacatCTCATACTATTTggcattgaaattattttaaatacgaattaattatttgaaatcatcggaaaactgtttgtttacaatccatcacttcgtcatattGCAATCTCGCGGTTTTTACAATCTTAAGGTGACATAATATACAAACCATGCAGTTTGAGATATTAACACTTTAAACTTAccttatctattttatttccCACAACCAGACATACAATATTCTTCTTTGTGGAATACACTTGTAACTCCTCCACCCACTCGTTAAGTTTGTGCAGTGTTTTTGGCTCCGATACATCATATACCAATATTGCTCCATGTGCGTCCCTACAAaaagaatgtaaataaaatactgCACTTGTCACATGCTTACATGCTgcacattttattataaatgctaatttgatgttacatattttttaagctGGAAAAATTTCTAATGGATACCAAAAAGCATCTTGTGCTAAGCAACTCATACCAGTCTCGTACCAGCTACATAAAACCCAATGGCATTTGTCACACTGCAAAATAAGTTGTGCCACAggcattaacggccgttcccaatattcaatctatctctggtttgacatacaaccgatcgcagctaacattgaattgacataaaatatatgtctctaatgtctaatgtgagctattcctatctctagtagggcaaaaccagagatagatcaaatattgggaacgaccATTAATTTGTTGTTACACATCCAACCCAATATCTCAAAACATTGGACCATGTGGTACTTTTCAACTGTAATTAGTGTAGGTAGAATATTATGGAAACTAAGCAAATTTTTCTCATGTGTATAGTCAAAACTtagaatttaaaacaaatagtTTACAGTATTATAGGGGGTATATAACCTATTTATTAAGGTCGaagatttaatattaaaatgtacctGTAAAAACTATTTGTGAGCGTTCTGTATCTCTCCTGTCCTGCCGTGTCCCAGATACCGAGTTTCACCTTCAGACCGTTTACGTCCATCACCTTACACTTGTAGTCCACTCCTATTGTGGCAGGGAACGAGGAATTGTAGTCCCCGGTTGTAAATGCTAGGATGATGCTAAAAGTATACAGAATATTTGAGTGCAATGTTAAAGACATAGAAGATAGATGTTACAGGTATTCTTTGTTTTAGTCTGACATGATACAACTTTGGTCTTTTTATTTCTATAGATATCCCTAAATGTTATAGAACTAGACCTGGCTATAATTGTAACTTAAACCTTTATTAAGTCTATGAGACAACAGCATGCAACATGTTGAGAATGTTAAGCACTTATGTCTTACTTAAAGTACAATAAAATGTCCAATTAAAGGGTATATTAACTGctagcctaacctaacctaacctaaccttttcatatacatattttgaattagaaaaaagaaaaaataacacaatattgtgttttttttctcaTCAGTGAGTTGGAGCAACAAAAAAAGATTATCCATTATagcaaattaataattattcttacaaGGGCATGCCCTAGAATCTAGGCATGGGTGACTAAACATAATCAGCtatttgtaagtatattattttgtactaatAAAGGAATTGATTGAATAAAGAAACTAGCAACAATGAGTTAAACTTAgttattaaaaagaaatgaacATAGGTTATTGATTTCTTTCTTATAAGTAAATAAGGTTGGTTGATAACAAATTAGTGTGTGAAATCACAGCTTGTCATAAACAAAGATGACCTTTTGGGAAATCATTGATTTCTTTGCCTGAACTTAACTATTTTATAACCTtgcaatattgtaataatattgagaaACACAAAACGATCAAGGGTCAGCAACTGTTTGTGAGTCATACTGTTACTGTATCACAAAAATATATTGCGTAGATAGAAGTAAGTAAACACTATCATTGAGTTATAATTCGTATCGTCATAATTTTATTCTTACCTGGACTTGCCAACTCCACTTTCACCGATTACAAGAATCTTTAACGTTGTAACGTAATCCATATTAGTTTATTcactaaaatatcaaaataaatgcAAAAACTGATTTTATTTTCAGTGACAGCTTACGGAGCACAAAAGTCACATTTATTGCTATATATTCGAAGTTACAGGTGCTTCAAGAACTTATGTtgaattttgtaaattaatttacatttataaaCACAATATCACTTATTTATCGCCAcggataaataaaatatgcaaaaaattaTTGCGATCAGCGATGTTTTTACTCTTTTCTGATTTTGACAGCATTGATATTGACACTTGACAGCTCCTGATGACAACAGCTGTCAGCTGCTCTAAATGGCAAATGTTTACTGAATACAGCCAAAAACGACTTACAATAAACAATTTGGGTCACATAGCGAGCGACCGCTTCGCGGTTGTATAGGCGTTTTTCGACTAGCCGGCCCGGCACCGGCCCCGGTGCCGGGGAGGCataaatgtataaaatgtatggcTCGCTTTTTTCACTTACCGGCACCGGCCCGGCGCGCAGCGATGGGTCCCGCCAGCGCCGGGGTAGCAAGCTTCCCACCCGGTACCGGGACAACAAATCTGCAATGTTTTGTGTACGAATTGTAGTCGTTGGCCGTTGCctatttgtgtgcgtgtgtgagCGAAGGATAATGCGGAGTGGGCCGTGGGGGGAGAGAGTCtcgcccgccgcgccggcccGGCCGCCTGGCGTAAACCGGCAACTGGAAAAACGAGCCGGTGCCGGGCCGGTTAGTCGGAAAACACCCTATCGATAGTCATATTCGTTATAATGTCTTTTCAACGCATTGCGCATGCGCAGTTGAAGGTTAGTGTCAGCTTGTtatgtgctaaattattttcatcaatTCCTGTCAGATTTTGGCACATAACATTGACACTAACTTTcaactttgcgcatgcgcaatgcgTTGAGAAATGCGTtgaaaaaatcgaccaagtgcgagtcggactcgcgcacgaagggttccgtaccgttatagagcagaagtaagccacaaattgtgttttttgtatgggagccccccatcatttttttttaaatattattaattattaaagtacacaatatattataataaaggattttataaaaatttcaaatctgtgtctaattgttaccattatataaaaatcacgtttcttgtatggaagcccaaggggggcttccatacaagattattttcatcatcaacattattaatgttattttattttgtttttagtattatttgttgttatagcggcaacagaaatacacaatctgtgaaaatttcagaagtctggctatagcggtttttgagatacagcctgctgacagacagacggacagacagacaacgaagtcttagtaatagggtcccgtttttaccctttgggtacggaaccctaaacacgaaacaaaataataatatacctacgaCTGATGCAAACGCGCGATAGTATCGCGATTGCATCTGAGGTTGCGTTTCCAACAATAATGTGTTGTCAAGAAAGTGTAAAcctagtattttaataattttggctgggtttgacataacgtgaccaaattactcAGTTCCGCAATCTGCCTAAtttctatgaatcaactttacTGATTGTAGGTAGATCAGATAGATTTTAtcacgaaaaatgtacggttacggcACCGCCCAAAGTCAACACAAACCTTAATCAGTAAATCACTTGGGTACTAGCATACAAAAAATTACTAGGATAAAAAACAAGTTAAAACATTTCATATTATAGCTTCCTATCGAGGTACGCAATACCTCGATAGGAAGCTATAATATGAAAAGGTGATGATGACGTTTGGACATAATAGAAGCATTGATAGTGCAGTTCACACTCGATGTAGCATCTCTTTCAGCGGCGCACAATACCTGTGCGAGAATTGCGACCTCATTCGCCCCTTTCTTTATAAAGCATCAATACTCATATTTCCCACTGCAACTCTGGTTAGATTACTTCTATTCATAGCCGTATATAGTCGCCACGTCTGGTGAAGAATTCTGCGTCAAAGTACGTGAATAGGTGCCGATTAATAAACGCTTCGCTTTAAATCGATA containing:
- the LOC121725331 gene encoding ras-related protein Rab-18 yields the protein MDYVTTLKILVIGESGVGKSSIILAFTTGDYNSSFPATIGVDYKCKVMDVNGLKVKLGIWDTAGQERYRTLTNSFYRDAHGAILVYDVSEPKTLHKLNEWVEELQVYSTKKNIVCLVVGNKIDKERAVSREAGQAFAQKHRMLFIESSAKTQEGINLAFEELVQKIIETPGLWESKPSSSNIRVSSEEAARNAESSCYDYTCTI